GATGCATCCCTCATGTTCATCAATATGATTGTGTTCATGTCACAagatattggaaaatattgtCTTATTTTTCAGACCTATTTGCCTTATGTCGATAGAAGTGAGGATTTGAATACAACCATCGTTCATAAGAACTACTTATTCTACTAATAATTCAtacataaataataaagctTTAAAGAAACCATGAcaatataaatgatatataGCTAAATcgtaaatttatttttaatgtaTTTATAGTGACATAGTATTTTTGTTAGaaaagaacaatttaattcatattGTGCgatcaaaatatattttaaaaatttcactggctttattaattcttttgcaAACGGTTCAGACTtccttcaaattatcaCTACTACGGACTTTAGAAATGATAATATGTCCACTGTAAatacaagaaaaagatGCCGGCCAGTTCTAGTTTGTAATAATTGtcataaaaagaaaaagagatgCGATCGTAATCTTCCATGTGCTAACTGTATTAAgttaaatattgatgatacTTGTTCTTATGACAGTCAAAAAGAGGATGTGCTGGAAAGAAAGAAGTTGAGTCCTTTTGAATCAACAGAATACATAGAGAAACAAACGGTACCCTTTGAATCATCAGTGAACcataaaattgaaagacTAAGTAACAAGATCAATGAGCTAGAGGCCTCGATAACTATAGCCACATTACACAGTGATAAAGCCTCCAATAATCACATAGGcgataaatttaaaattggaaaCCGAAATAGCTCTCTAACCAAATTGAAAGCATCAAAATATACTCCTGActcatcaaattcatttttatttataggGACAAACCCGGTTGAAGAAGGCGAacatataatcaattttcttgCTACATTTCATGGGACTTCTAATGGCATTGTAAATGCGCAAGTTTCTCCTCTTGGGCCTTTGCGTTTTCTTGTCCTTCTGAGACAAGATCCCTGTGGAAACATGACTAGGAAATTTTTACTAGCGCATTCACTGAAGACATCAACATCGGGAGGTACAAAGGACCAAATTCTATGTTCACCAAATGAAGAACTAGAACAAAAGTCACGTAATTTTTACGGTACCAGTTACATTAAAAGGATAAAAAAACAACCTTCAATAGCTGATACTGCGGAAATGAAGAATGCTATATCGAACTTTAGTCTTAAGTTAGGAGTATGCATTTTTTCAGGAGAGAAATTATGTAATTATAGCTGTTTATCGGACCAAATAAAGCACGCTTTACCGAATAGAGAAATACTTAGTTTACTTGTTGATAGgttttttgattctttgtATCCATTTTTCCCAGTATTAGATGAACAAAGCTTTAAATCCGACGTTTCTGGAATCATTGGTGGTGATATTGACAACCATTTCCACGagattattgatattattaagttggaaaatttaaaagatCTAGCCACTTCAGCAACTTTATTAATCGTTTTAAGATTAAGTTATTTATCTTTGTTTAGTAATAATGTGCAGATGAATGAATTTAGGTTGAACTCGAAAGAAGGTACAGGAGATTGTCCTAAAATGAAATTCCTATTGAACAACCCTATCCCATTGGAAACATTGAATGTAGCTGAGTTATGCATTAGCGAATTCGAATGGATTAAGAAACCAAGTTTGGAAGTTTTTCAAGCATTGGCCATGATTCAGATTTATAGAACAAACGCTCCAGAGGAGGATACATttagaagatttgaatCTGCGATTAGTGTTGGGAATTTATATCAGATGGCCAAGACGTTGATTTTGAATCGGGATCCAGATTGTCTTCTGTATatttatgaaaaaaaaatggatGAAGGAACAAAGATGTTAAAGCGAAGATTATGGTActatttaataattgcGGACATTGAAGATTCAATAGTTTATGGCACCCCTATTTATACAACAGAACAGGATTTTGATACAAAGCCTCCATTTATTCCACAAGATGCCCAAACAAATTTTTATGAGGGTAGAGAACGCTCGCTTATTTCGAGTATTAATAGTCTACATCCCGTTATCATGGTCGTTCATACGATCCTTGAAATGATATACAAAGTTAAGTCGGATATGAATATTTCGATTTTAGctaaatatttatctaatCTTGAGATTTTGGTGCAAGATATCCTTGGAACTTTCAATGATTATCTTATTATcgataataaatacaaatgCAAAACTTTGAAGATACAAAAATTTCGATTGTACATGTATTGTAAGATAATGTTGCTGTATATTTACTATGCcttttatttgtattatgaGGAAAAGGAGAACATTCACTTGAGTTTATTTTACTTAAAGAAACTGATCGCCATTATTTTCTGCGAAATGGCAGGTGTTTCTAAGGAATTTTTATACATGGCTGATACATATTTCGGATCAGCATTTGCATTGACTGTTACACctattcttcaagtttttaATAGAATGGAAGCTGTgctatttcaatttcaaattagatTAAATTGCACACAAAGATTGGTAAAAAACAATTCACTTGCCAAGGAGGCACTTGGTTCAGTTCAAGATGATTCGTATATTCAGCgtttaaataatttacgTCATCTTTTTAAAGCTTTTGAGACTCCAAATGGCGATTTTATTTCAACTTTGAGTAGCCGCTACTACTTTTCGTGGAGAGTAAAATCTCTCCTGAAAGGACCAAATATACTTTTTGATGGTGTCATAAGTATTCTAGATGAATCAACTACTAATAGCGCAGCTCTAAGATATTCGTTAATTGAGTTGTGTGATCTAGAAAGTTTATTAAGTGTTTGTCTTAGCATGAAAACTCAGACCAATCTTGCCCAGCTAAAAAATACAAATCTTGACGACACAGTTAGTAATGATATTAATCGGGGATTATCTGAATCAGAAAGGTGCATATTGAATGACATGCAAGTTGATAGATTGTGGAAGGTACTAGATCTATACCGAGAAGAGTTGAATGATACTACATCACAAAATTGCTTTTCCAGGATTGGAAAGAAAGGACCCTCTGTTGATAAAAACTTTTCGTTGGCCCAAGGTTCTGACGCAATAGCTAACATTGACATTGATTCTCTCCATGGATACACAATTTATAAAGACTTCTCATTCgatgattttttttttgatgcCAATCTTACTACAAGTTTTGACTAAAAAAGCAAATAGAAGCAAATGTTTAGTTGCAATCGTACGTTATGCTCGATCCCTTAAAGATGTATGGCCCGATGTGAACAACAagtaaaaataatattgaagatagACCACTAAGCACGTCTTTAATTATAGAAAATCGAGGAGACCAAATATCTAGTTTTTTACGTAAATCCTATATGATCTCTATAAATTAGATGCAAGATTAGAATTTGGTTGCATATCGAAACTCTCCACCATCCCTTTTTAAAAAGATCCACAATATACACCCTTCAGATCAGTACTTTGTGGATCTATATATA
The nucleotide sequence above comes from Debaryomyces hansenii CBS767 chromosome A complete sequence. Encoded proteins:
- a CDS encoding DEHA2D11528p (weakly similar to CA5671|CaCTA4 Candida albicans CaCTA4) codes for the protein MSTVNTRKRCRPVLVCNNCHKKKKRCDRNLPCANCIKLNIDDTCSYDSQKEDVSERKKLSPFESTEYIEKQTVPFESSVNHKIERLSNKINELEASITIATLHSDKASNNHIGDKFKIGNRNSSLTKLKASKYTPDSSNSFLFIGTNPVEEGEHIINFLATFHGTSNGIVNAQVSPLGPLRFLVLSRQDPCGNMTRKFLLAHSSKTSTSGGTKDQILCSPNEELEQKSRNFYGTSYIKRIKKQPSIADTAEMKNAISNFSLKLGVCIFSGEKLCNYSCLSDQIKHALPNREILSLLVDRFFDSLYPFFPVLDEQSFKSDVSGIIGGDIDNHFHEIIDIIKLENLKDLATSATLLIVLRLSYLSLFSNNVQMNEFRLNSKEGTGDCPKMKFLLNNPIPLETLNVAELCISEFEWIKKPSLEVFQALAMIQIYRTNAPEEDTFRRFESAISVGNLYQMAKTLILNRDPDCLSYIYEKKMDEGTKMLKRRLWYYLIIADIEDSIVYGTPIYTTEQDFDTKPPFIPQDAQTNFYEGRERSLISSINSLHPVIMVVHTILEMIYKVKSDMNISILAKYLSNLEILVQDILGTFNDYLIIDNKYKCKTLKIQKFRLYMYCKIMLSYIYYAFYLYYEEKENIHLSLFYLKKSIAIIFCEMAGVSKEFLYMADTYFGSAFALTVTPILQVFNRMEAVLFQFQIRLNCTQRLVKNNSLAKEALGSVQDDSYIQRLNNLRHLFKAFETPNGDFISTLSSRYYFSWRVKSLSKGPNILFDGVISILDESTTNSAALRYSLIELCDLESLLSVCLSMKTQTNLAQLKNTNLDDTVSNDINRGLSESERCILNDMQVDRLWKVLDLYREELNDTTSQNCFSRIGKKGPSVDKNFSLAQGSDAIANIDIDSLHGYTIYKDFSFDDFFFDANLTTSFD